A genomic window from Vitis riparia cultivar Riparia Gloire de Montpellier isolate 1030 chromosome 16, EGFV_Vit.rip_1.0, whole genome shotgun sequence includes:
- the LOC117933018 gene encoding pentatricopeptide repeat-containing protein At4g30825, chloroplastic encodes MASLKFSVSVDTYDSNKFHFSVNPSLPIINSFARVKPINLSRLEAESWDTSDSNSVVDNIKTWNKDSGSENLILESSNFRNDIWRRFQGVKRVRRRDPNSKFRSIRNDNGHEEQKSVNHFDDEIDVNEYGIGPELSVERCNAILKGLERCSDSKTMKFFEWMRENGKLEGNVSAYNLALRVLGRRGDWDAAETMIWEMNGDSDCQVNFQVYNTLIYACYKQGHVELGTKWFRLMLENGVRPNVATFGMVMSLYQKGWNVADSEYAFSQMRSFGITCQSAYSAMITIYTRMSLYDKAEEVIDFIQEDKVILNLENWLVLLNAYSQQGKLQEAERVLFSMQNAGFSPNIVAYNMLITGYGKASNMDAAQHIFRNLKNVGLEPDESTYRSMIEGWGRAENYKEAEWYYNELKRLGFKPNSSNLYTMINLQAKYADGEDAARTLDDMKRIGCQYSSVLGTLLQAYERAGRIDRVPLILKGSFYEYVLVNQTSCSILVMAYVKHCLVDDAIKVLQEKQWKDTIFEDNLYHLVICSCKELGRLENAVKIYSQMPNKKPNLHIMCTMIDIYSTLGRFSDAENLYLKLKSSEISLDMIAFSIVVRMYVKSGSLKDACSVLETMDEQKNIVPDIYLFCDMLRIYQQCGMLDKLQDLYYRILKTGVTWDSEMYNCVINCCARALPVDELSRLFDEMLLHGFAPNTITLNVMLDVYGKSRLFKKARKVLWLARKRGLVDVISYNTIIAAYGQSKDLKKMLSTVRQMQFNGFSVSLEVYNCMLDSYGKEGQIESFRSVLRRMKESSCASDHYTYNIMINIYGEQGWIEEVANVLTELKESGLGPDLCSYNTLIKAYGIAGMVEDAVVLVKEMRENGIQPDRITYINLINALRKNDEFLEAVKWSLWMKQMGL; translated from the coding sequence ATGGCCTCCCTGAAGTTTTCCGTTTCTGTTGATACCTATGATTCCAACAAGTTTCATTTCTCTGTAAACCCATCTCTGCCCATTATCAATTCTTTCGCTAGGGTTAAACCCATCAATCTTTCTCGGTTAGAGGCCGAGTCTTGGGACACTTCGGATTCTAACTCCGTTGttgataatataaaaacttGGAATAAGGATTCAGGTAGTGAGAATTTGATTCTGGAAAGCTCAAATTTTCGAAATGACATCTGGAGGCGGTTTCAGGGTGTGAAGAGAGTAAGGAGAAGAGacccaaattcaaaatttaggtCTATAAGGAATGATAATGGACATGAAGAGCAAAAATCTGTGAAtcattttgatgatgaaatagATGTGAATGAATATGGTATTGGGCCGGAGTTGAGCGTTGAGCGTTGTAATGCCATCTTGAAAGGGCTAGAGAGGTGTAGTGATAGCAAGACCATGAAGTTTTTTGAGTGGATGagggaaaatggaaaattggaAGGGAATGTGAGTGCTTATAATTTGGCGCTCCGGGTGTTGGGTAGGAGAGGAGATTGGGATGCAGCAGAGACGATGATTTGGGAAATGAATGGTGATTCAGATTGTCAAGTCAATTTTCAAGTTTACAACACACTTATTTATGCTTGTTATAAACAGGGGCATGTGGAGTTGGGTACCAAGTGGTTCAGATTGATGTTGGAGAATGGGGTTCGGCCTAATGTTGCAACCTTTGGTATGGTCATGAGTTTGTACCAGAAGGGTTGGAATGTTGCGGATTCAGAGTACGCTTTTTCTCAAATGAGGAGCTTTGGAATTACATGTCAGTCTGCATACTCAGCAATGATAACAATTTACACCCGAATGAGTTTGTATGATAAAGCAGAAGAGGTTATTGACTTCATACAAGAAGATAAGGTGATTTTGAATTTGGAGAATTGGTTGGTTTTGCTTAATGCTTATAGTCAACAAGGGAAGCTACAGGAGGCTGAAAGGGTACTGTTCTCAATGCAGAATGCTGGGTTTTCACCAAATATAGTTGCATACAACATGTTGATTACTGGGTATGGGAAAGCATCCAATATGGATGCTGCTCAACATATATTCAGGAACCTCAAAAATGTTGGACTAGAGCCTGATGAAAGTACTTATAGGTCCATGATTGAAGGTTGGGGTCGTGCTGAAAATTATAAGGAGGCAGAATGGTATTACAATGAACTCAAGCGGTTGGGATTCAAACCTAACTCATCAAACTTGTATACAATGATAAACTTGCAAGCCAAGTATGCAGATGGAGAGGATGCTGCCAGAACTCTTGATGATATGAAGAGGATAGGTTGCCAGTATTCTTCTGTCCTCGgtacccttttacaagcatatgAGAGAGCTGGAAGGATTGACAGAGTGCCTCTAATTTTGAAAGGTTCCTTCTATGAGTATGTTCTTGTTAATCAAACATCGTGCTCAATTCTTGTCATGGCATATGTGAAACACTGTTTGGTGGATGATGCTATAAAAGTCCTACAGGAAAAACAGTGGAAGGATACCATCTTTGAGGATAACTTGTACCATTTGGTAATTTGCTCCTGTAAGGAATTGGGTCGTCTTGAAAATGCTGTTAAGATATACAGTCAAATGCCCAACAAGAAGCCAAACTTGCACATCATGTGCACGATGATTGACATTTACAGCACCCTGGGTCGATTCTCTGATGCAGAGAACCTCTATCTGAAGTTGAAATCTTCAGAAATTTCCTTGGACATGATTGCCTTTAGCATTGTTGTAAGGATGTATGTAAAATCTGGGTCTTTGAAAGATGCTTGCTCTGTTCTAGAAACAATGGATGAACAAAAGAACATTGTTCCAGACATCTACCTGTTTTGTGATATGCTTCGAATTTATCAACAATGTGGCATGTTGGATAAATTACAAGATCTGTACTATAGAATCTTGAAGACGGGAGTCACTTGGGATTCTGAAATGTACAACTGTGTCATAAACTGCTGTGCACGTGCTTTGCCAGTTGATGAACTTTCCAGGCTTTTTGATGAGATGCTTTTACATGGGTTTGCTCCCAATACCATTACCTTAAATGTTATGCTTGATGTTTATGGAAAATCCAGGCTTTTCAAAAAGGCTAGGAAGGTGCTTTGGCTGGCCAGAAAACGAGGCTTGGTTGATGTTATTTCTTACAATACCATTATAGCTGCCTATGGGCAAAGCAAAGacttaaagaaaatgttatcaACTGTTCGACAAATGCAATTTAATGGCTTTTCAGTTTCCCTTGAAGTCTATAATTGCATGTTGGATTCCTACGGGAAAGAAGGCCAAATAGAGAGTTTCAGAAGTGTCTTGAGGAGAATGAAGGAATCAAGTTGTGCATCCGACCACTATACTTACAACATTATGATCAATATTTATGGAGAGCAAGGATGGATTGAAGAAGTTGCTAATGTTCTGACAGAGTTGAAAGAATCTGGGCTGGGACCTGATTTGTGCAGCTATAACACATTGATAAAGGCATACGGAATTGCAGGAATGGTTGAAGATGCTGTGGTTTTGGTTAaggaaatgagagaaaatgggaTCCAACCTGACAGAATAACCTACATTAATCTCATCAATGCACTGCGCAAAAACGATGAGTTTTTAGAGGCTGTTAAGTGGTCCTTATGGATGAAGCAGATGGGATTGTGA